One genomic window of Candidatus Zixiibacteriota bacterium includes the following:
- a CDS encoding ATP synthase subunit I yields MFNTNGSLAMGLEFIGRVIKTSLVVSAFILIFGAVYYDWNYSLGIAIGLVFNCVNLWFVRGLIEQTVTLRDRRPVSIFLFSAIKFPILYLIGYLILKADIVPVTSLLVGFTLLFAIVVLKVIGRELASARWMKMADSKNGAQQ; encoded by the coding sequence TTGTTCAACACAAACGGATCGCTTGCAATGGGTCTTGAGTTTATCGGCAGAGTAATAAAGACTTCACTTGTAGTCTCGGCGTTCATATTGATTTTTGGCGCTGTCTACTACGACTGGAACTATTCGCTCGGCATTGCTATAGGATTGGTCTTCAACTGCGTGAATCTCTGGTTTGTTAGAGGACTTATCGAACAGACAGTCACTCTGCGCGATAGAAGACCGGTTTCGATTTTTCTATTTTCTGCTATCAAGTTTCCCATACTCTACTTGATCGGATACCTGATACTCAAAGCAGACATAGTCCCGGTAACCTCACTTCTTGTCGGATTTACGCTTCTTTTTGCAATAGTTGTTTTGAAAGTCATCGGTCGCGAGCTTGCCAGCGCACGTTGGATGAAAATGGCCGACAGTAAGAATGGAGCACAGCAATGA
- a CDS encoding AtpZ/AtpI family protein yields MRLYISIQIFVVRNNNDKKEKAKLYRQLSLIGVIPAIMAVGPLIGYFVGHWLDKKFETEPYLMWVLILFGFIAAGKEVYRIVKQVSRESNEQ; encoded by the coding sequence ATGCGCCTTTATATTAGCATCCAAATTTTCGTGGTGAGAAACAACAACGACAAGAAGGAGAAAGCCAAGCTCTACCGACAGTTATCGCTTATCGGTGTAATCCCCGCAATCATGGCGGTCGGGCCCTTGATCGGTTACTTCGTCGGGCACTGGCTTGATAAAAAATTCGAAACCGAACCATACCTGATGTGGGTGCTGATTCTCTTCGGTTTCATAGCTGCAGGAAAAGAAGTCTACAGGATAGTTAAACAGGTTTCGCGTGAGAGCAACGAACAGTGA
- a CDS encoding PAS domain S-box protein, protein MRRERTQHFDVYNTWFLPLRLVVFLVVFGSILLSMRTQLEVFRPLLIYSVVTLVFFTSMLLRKRGFLSAFNRPLILMQLTAELCLESVIVYNSGHLSSPFAGLFLLTIVSASLAYRLVGTLAVATLASVAYSAAIWLASGSVVSETITLGVLKNLYTANDDIFFTVFIHLCIFYLTAFIAGYLADRVRVKDRQLLTASENLKQVRLETDEILRHLRSGLITVDNSGRIVYFNEAAEEITGFREREIKGKNCLNVFRERMPQFAERVLAVLKSSQQDIRAEISIQREDGAEIPVGISTSILGDDRFGVRGVVAVFQDLTSAKETEERMRRADRLAAVGELAASIAHEIRNPLAAISGSVEVLQNELMLVGENDRLMNLILKESSRLNDILREFLDYARVKRPTFTKVEINHLILDVFDIVRHHTAYHDGINLEYEPFSTTEYIAGDEDMFKQFMLDLLMNSVEAIGDSNGTIVVEIENPDRGGSAKEPADLEWVRLSVADNGPGLPPSVKNRIFEPFFSTKKRGTGLGLPIVRRILENLGGRIEVDLSPGRGTKFTIYLKRYIDGFPSGLSETQTVGVQSHNHTTVS, encoded by the coding sequence ATGCGCAGAGAACGAACTCAACATTTTGATGTCTACAACACCTGGTTCTTACCTCTCAGGCTTGTCGTATTTCTGGTTGTGTTCGGAAGTATTCTGCTGTCTATGCGCACTCAACTCGAGGTGTTCCGGCCGCTTCTGATCTACAGCGTTGTCACGCTTGTCTTCTTCACATCTATGCTGCTCAGGAAACGCGGCTTCCTTTCCGCGTTTAATCGTCCCCTGATTCTCATGCAACTGACGGCAGAACTCTGCCTCGAATCGGTCATTGTATATAATTCGGGACATCTCTCCAGCCCCTTTGCAGGTTTGTTTCTGCTGACTATCGTTTCGGCGTCTCTGGCATACCGACTTGTCGGAACGCTGGCTGTAGCGACTTTGGCGTCGGTAGCGTATTCGGCTGCCATCTGGCTTGCAAGCGGATCAGTCGTGAGTGAGACGATTACTTTGGGGGTGCTGAAGAATCTCTATACTGCGAATGATGACATCTTTTTCACCGTATTCATCCATCTCTGCATATTCTATCTGACTGCCTTCATAGCGGGCTATCTTGCTGACAGGGTGAGAGTGAAGGATCGTCAGTTGCTGACCGCATCGGAAAATCTGAAGCAGGTTAGGTTGGAGACAGATGAGATTCTAAGACATCTTCGTTCAGGTTTGATTACTGTCGACAACTCCGGAAGGATTGTCTACTTCAACGAAGCCGCGGAAGAGATAACTGGATTCAGGGAACGTGAAATCAAGGGGAAGAACTGCCTCAATGTCTTTAGGGAGAGGATGCCGCAATTCGCCGAGAGAGTGCTCGCGGTTCTTAAATCGTCCCAGCAGGATATTAGAGCAGAGATATCGATACAAAGAGAGGATGGGGCAGAGATTCCTGTAGGGATTTCGACCTCGATTCTCGGGGATGATCGCTTCGGCGTGCGGGGTGTGGTAGCTGTATTCCAGGATCTTACCAGTGCAAAGGAAACCGAAGAAAGGATGCGGCGGGCGGATCGTCTTGCGGCTGTCGGTGAGCTGGCCGCCAGCATAGCTCACGAAATTCGCAACCCTCTGGCAGCGATATCGGGCTCGGTCGAAGTTCTTCAAAATGAGCTGATGCTTGTGGGCGAAAACGATCGTCTGATGAATCTGATCCTGAAGGAATCATCCCGACTCAACGACATACTCCGCGAATTCCTCGATTACGCTCGTGTGAAACGTCCGACATTCACAAAAGTGGAAATCAATCATCTGATCCTTGACGTTTTCGACATTGTGAGGCATCACACCGCGTATCACGACGGGATCAACCTCGAGTACGAACCGTTCAGCACGACCGAGTACATTGCCGGCGATGAGGATATGTTCAAGCAGTTCATGCTTGATCTATTGATGAACTCCGTAGAAGCCATCGGTGACTCAAATGGCACGATTGTAGTCGAGATTGAAAATCCTGACAGGGGAGGCTCTGCCAAAGAACCAGCCGATCTTGAATGGGTGAGACTGTCCGTCGCAGACAATGGTCCCGGATTGCCCCCATCTGTCAAGAACAGGATTTTTGAGCCCTTCTTCTCTACGAAAAAAAGAGGCACCGGACTCGGCCTGCCGATAGTGAGACGAATTCTGGAGAATCTTGGTGGACGGATTGAAGTCGACTTATCGCCGGGGCGCGGGACGAAATTCACGATCTACCTAAAACGTTACATCGACGGCTTCCCATCCGGCCTAAGCGAAACTCAAACTGTCGGCGTTCAATCTCACAATCACACGACAGTCTCCTGA